One region of Synergistes jonesii genomic DNA includes:
- a CDS encoding VIT1/CCC1 transporter family protein, with the protein MNRRALKTIKEMQLNEMTEHIVYARMSKRADGENAKTLKKISDGELLHAQIWGRYTGATPKPSALKIFFYRLCGFLFGLTFVINLMERGEERAQAIYASIADEVPEALKIYEDEQEHERELLAMIDDERLKYISSMVLGINDALVELTGALAGFTFALGDSAVICMAGFITGSAATFSMAASEYLAKKNTGGDGRPLKAALYTGIAYMFAVCMLLVPYALISSPLAALFCCLANAVFVIMLFTFYVSVVRKEKFFPAFAEMVCVSLGVAALSFMIGWGAQKLLGIEM; encoded by the coding sequence ATGAACAGAAGAGCGCTTAAAACCATCAAGGAGATGCAGCTGAACGAAATGACAGAGCATATCGTCTATGCCCGCATGTCGAAGCGCGCCGACGGCGAAAACGCGAAGACGCTCAAAAAAATCTCCGACGGCGAGCTCCTCCACGCGCAGATCTGGGGCAGATACACCGGCGCCACGCCGAAGCCGTCGGCGCTGAAAATATTTTTCTACCGCCTCTGCGGCTTCCTCTTCGGACTCACCTTCGTCATCAACCTGATGGAGCGCGGCGAGGAAAGGGCTCAGGCGATCTACGCTTCGATAGCAGACGAAGTGCCGGAGGCGTTGAAAATATACGAGGACGAACAGGAGCACGAGCGCGAGCTGCTGGCGATGATCGACGACGAACGGCTGAAATATATAAGCTCGATGGTGCTCGGCATAAACGACGCGCTTGTGGAGCTGACCGGCGCGCTCGCCGGCTTCACCTTCGCGCTCGGCGACAGCGCCGTCATCTGCATGGCCGGCTTCATAACGGGCAGCGCCGCGACCTTTTCAATGGCCGCGTCGGAATACCTCGCTAAGAAAAACACCGGCGGCGACGGACGCCCGCTGAAAGCCGCGCTCTACACGGGCATCGCCTACATGTTCGCCGTTTGCATGCTGCTCGTTCCCTACGCGCTGATCTCCTCGCCGCTGGCCGCGCTCTTCTGCTGCCTCGCGAACGCCGTGTTCGTCATCATGCTCTTCACCTTTTACGTCTCGGTCGTACGCAAAGAAAAATTTTTCCCCGCCTTCGCCGAAATGGTCTGCGTAAGCTTGGGAGTCGCGGCGCTCTCCTTCATGATAGGCTGGGGCGCGCAGAAATTGCTGGGGATAGAGATGTAA
- a CDS encoding MBL fold metallo-hydrolase gives MAATEILPNFYKINLVIPRGGFESFLDGWLLRDEAREQTILVETGPACSVPELLRRLRELNADKIDYLVYTHIHLDHAGGVGQFIAAHPETKVLAPEKGRRHLIDPSKLMDGSRAVLGGLCDTYGAPKPLPAENIIDGGIGGLSVIDTPGHSPHHSSYIYEMNGKKILFAGEAAGCFTKTEDEDIFLRPATPHRFFYETAIASLDKLLALEGIDIVCFPHSGYFYDYRGKFAAGKKQMTLWLEILSREPRPLTVEEAVAKLKTNDPELAKLSKLPIGVKEREEHFIRQSANGYLKYIERNENIEAEGVR, from the coding sequence ATGGCGGCAACGGAAATCCTTCCGAACTTTTATAAAATAAATCTTGTGATACCGCGCGGCGGCTTTGAATCGTTCCTCGACGGCTGGCTGCTGCGCGACGAAGCCCGCGAACAAACGATACTCGTCGAGACCGGCCCCGCATGCTCCGTGCCGGAGCTTCTGCGCCGGCTGCGCGAGCTTAACGCCGACAAAATAGATTACCTGGTATATACGCATATACACCTTGACCACGCCGGGGGCGTTGGGCAGTTTATCGCAGCTCACCCGGAAACAAAAGTTCTTGCGCCCGAAAAAGGACGCCGGCATTTGATCGACCCTTCAAAACTCATGGATGGCAGCCGCGCCGTTCTCGGCGGCCTCTGCGACACTTACGGCGCGCCGAAGCCGCTGCCGGCGGAAAACATCATCGACGGAGGCATCGGCGGCCTGAGCGTAATAGACACGCCCGGGCATTCGCCACATCACAGCTCCTACATATACGAAATGAACGGCAAAAAAATACTTTTCGCCGGGGAAGCGGCGGGCTGCTTCACAAAGACAGAAGATGAGGATATATTCCTGCGTCCGGCGACGCCGCACAGATTCTTCTACGAAACCGCCATCGCCTCTCTCGACAAACTGCTCGCGCTCGAAGGTATCGACATAGTTTGCTTCCCGCATTCCGGATACTTTTACGACTATCGCGGAAAATTCGCCGCCGGCAAAAAACAAATGACACTCTGGCTGGAAATACTCTCACGCGAGCCGCGGCCGCTGACGGTGGAAGAAGCCGTGGCCAAACTCAAGACAAACGACCCAGAGCTCGCAAAGCTGTCAAAACTGCCCATAGGCGTGAAGGAACGCGAAGAGCACTTCATCCGCCAATCCGCGAACGGCTACCTGAAATACATAGAGAGAAACGAAAATATAGAGGCGGAAGGCGTAAGATGA
- a CDS encoding flavin reductase family protein, which translates to MAKHIWKAGTMLYPLPVAMVSCGTMEKSNIMTAAWTGIINSDPPMTYISLRPERYSYGIIKEAGEFVINLTTERLLWNADFCGVKTGRDRRKFSLPGLTAVKASQLDAPMIAESPVNLECVVDKIMPLGSHDMFVSKIVAVNVNEDLLDAKGVLHLEKAALIVTSHGSYYALGRRLGTFGYSVKKK; encoded by the coding sequence ATGGCAAAACATATATGGAAAGCCGGCACGATGCTTTATCCTCTGCCGGTCGCTATGGTCTCGTGCGGCACGATGGAGAAGTCGAACATAATGACGGCCGCATGGACGGGCATTATAAATTCCGACCCGCCGATGACTTATATCTCGCTCAGGCCGGAGCGTTATTCATACGGGATAATAAAAGAGGCGGGGGAGTTCGTCATAAATCTGACGACCGAAAGGCTGCTCTGGAACGCCGACTTCTGCGGAGTGAAGACGGGGCGCGACCGTAGGAAATTTTCGCTGCCCGGGCTCACCGCGGTGAAGGCCTCGCAGCTTGACGCTCCGATGATCGCCGAAAGTCCGGTAAACCTCGAATGCGTCGTCGATAAGATAATGCCCCTCGGCAGCCACGATATGTTCGTTTCAAAGATAGTCGCGGTGAACGTGAACGAAGATCTGCTCGATGCAAAGGGCGTCCTGCACCTTGAAAAGGCGGCGCTGATCGTGACTTCGCACGGCAGCTATTACGCGCTCGGCCGCCGGCTTGGGACCTTCGGATATTCTGTGAAGAAGAAATAG
- a CDS encoding APC family permease, producing MSEIQTSTLKRSFGMREAVTITVGTVIGVGLFTVGANVVGLMGASVILATFVAMIVSVYPALLYAEMGAALPYAGGTYKYAALGIGKPMGMLAGWNFIISLVAVTSGEAMAFSFYFKAVFHVFGCELPISDVFIACFVVGAFIYTNVRGVEITGRLQNGFMFFFWGVALVWFLMMIPNVDLQNYVRLPEYVDFKPAGFIGSVAMIWWCFAGFETCCAMGEEIKYPQINIPRALFLAPFIVFAVNAAFQWFLVGIVPTAQLGAIASADAPYAEAMKIAGILGFPLLMLALGIAFGGDFSTLNASIAVPPRYLFTMARDGAVPQIFAKVHPKYKTPYVSIIALGTLSIALIATDSLIYIASLSLFADLFYYVIGIAAALGLRIKHKELNRPYRAPGITIGAPVSVLIYIVMMTQLPPDALLTGIVWCALGLLIYCFCRKRYAANEDEALSSQILLAETPSAEEMEKMDREYKIWRRIVAVAVVIAAAIYALPFSIG from the coding sequence ATGTCAGAAATACAGACAAGCACGCTGAAGCGCTCCTTCGGCATGCGCGAAGCGGTAACGATCACAGTCGGTACCGTTATAGGCGTTGGGCTGTTCACGGTTGGGGCAAACGTCGTCGGCCTAATGGGAGCTTCGGTCATATTGGCGACGTTTGTCGCCATGATCGTCAGCGTATATCCCGCCCTGCTCTACGCGGAGATGGGCGCTGCGCTGCCTTACGCCGGCGGCACTTACAAGTACGCTGCGCTTGGCATCGGCAAACCTATGGGGATGCTGGCTGGGTGGAACTTCATCATCTCTCTGGTGGCGGTGACGAGCGGCGAAGCGATGGCCTTCAGCTTCTACTTTAAGGCCGTCTTCCACGTCTTCGGCTGCGAGCTGCCGATAAGCGACGTGTTCATCGCCTGCTTTGTAGTCGGCGCCTTCATATACACCAACGTCCGCGGCGTCGAAATAACCGGCAGGCTGCAGAACGGATTTATGTTCTTCTTCTGGGGCGTCGCGCTCGTATGGTTCCTGATGATGATACCGAACGTCGATTTGCAGAATTACGTGCGCCTGCCTGAATACGTTGATTTCAAGCCGGCCGGATTCATCGGATCCGTAGCGATGATCTGGTGGTGTTTCGCCGGCTTTGAAACTTGCTGCGCCATGGGAGAAGAGATCAAATACCCGCAGATAAATATACCTCGCGCCCTCTTCCTGGCCCCCTTTATCGTCTTTGCCGTAAACGCGGCGTTTCAGTGGTTTCTCGTTGGCATCGTGCCCACGGCGCAGCTCGGCGCGATCGCTTCGGCCGACGCTCCCTACGCGGAGGCGATGAAGATCGCTGGGATCCTTGGCTTCCCGCTGCTTATGCTCGCGCTGGGCATCGCCTTTGGAGGAGACTTTTCTACTCTGAACGCAAGCATCGCCGTTCCTCCGCGCTACCTGTTCACGATGGCGAGGGATGGGGCGGTGCCGCAAATATTCGCCAAGGTACATCCGAAGTACAAAACTCCGTATGTTTCCATCATAGCGCTCGGCACGCTCTCCATCGCACTGATAGCTACTGATTCGCTGATCTACATCGCATCTCTCAGCCTCTTTGCCGACCTGTTTTACTATGTGATTGGCATCGCCGCCGCCTTAGGCCTTCGGATCAAACATAAAGAGCTCAATCGTCCATACAGGGCGCCGGGAATAACGATAGGAGCGCCTGTCAGCGTACTTATCTATATTGTCATGATGACCCAGCTGCCTCCCGACGCGCTGCTTACAGGCATAGTTTGGTGCGCCCTCGGGCTTCTGATCTACTGCTTCTGCCGTAAAAGATATGCGGCGAATGAGGACGAGGCGCTGAGTTCGCAGATTTTGCTTGCAGAGACTCCTTCGGCGGAAGAGATGGAGAAGATGGACAGGGAATATAAGATATGGCGACGTATAGTGGCGGTTGCGGTAGTGATCGCAGCGGCTATCTACGCGTTGCCCTTCTCAATCGGCTGA
- a CDS encoding redoxin domain-containing protein: MSLIGKEIGAFSTKAYHEDDFKTIVKNDVLGHWAVFFFYPADFSFVCPTELKELADRYEEFKEADCEVYSVSCDTHFAHKAWHDASEAIKAIRFPMLADPSGKLAKDFGVMDEDKGFAERGSFIVNPQGKICAYEVSAANVGRSAAELLRKLQACQFVAKYGDRVCPAAWTPGDDTLKPDPTLVGKL; this comes from the coding sequence ATGTCGCTTATCGGAAAAGAGATCGGGGCTTTTTCAACAAAAGCGTACCACGAAGACGACTTCAAGACGATCGTAAAGAACGATGTGCTCGGTCACTGGGCAGTATTTTTCTTCTATCCTGCCGATTTTTCATTTGTATGTCCGACGGAACTCAAGGAGCTCGCCGACCGCTACGAAGAATTCAAGGAGGCCGACTGCGAGGTCTACTCAGTCTCCTGCGACACGCACTTCGCGCACAAGGCGTGGCATGACGCTTCGGAGGCTATCAAGGCTATAAGATTCCCTATGCTCGCCGACCCGTCGGGGAAGCTCGCGAAAGATTTCGGCGTGATGGACGAAGACAAAGGATTCGCCGAGCGCGGCAGCTTCATCGTAAACCCGCAGGGGAAAATCTGCGCCTACGAGGTCAGCGCCGCTAATGTCGGACGCAGCGCCGCGGAGCTTCTGAGAAAGCTTCAGGCCTGCCAGTTCGTCGCGAAGTACGGCGACCGCGTCTGCCCCGCCGCTTGGACGCCCGGCGACGACACGCTGAAGCCCGATCCGACTCTCGTTGGGAAGCTTTAG
- a CDS encoding TatD family hydrolase, translated as MFLTDTHCHLNREYFPGGLSELFANAAANDVKRMIFASADEASSREAAELAERQRDAPEIYALAGVHPHEAKNASSDYLSAIEDIAGSERVLAIGEIGLDYFYDISPRGVQRRILAEQIELAAKINKPIVIHVRDAQDKSRGDANAELLAIMRECGAERAGGVVHCFSGNADEARRALEMGFYLSFAGPVTYPKNKILREIAMNAPIEKILCETDSPYLAPQGHRGKPNEPALVRCVYEYLSMLKALPLEEFAEIVKKNGERAFRIK; from the coding sequence ATGTTTTTAACCGACACACATTGCCATCTGAACAGAGAATATTTTCCCGGCGGCCTTTCGGAGCTCTTCGCAAACGCTGCGGCAAACGACGTGAAACGCATGATTTTCGCGTCGGCCGACGAGGCGTCGAGCCGCGAAGCCGCAGAGCTCGCCGAAAGGCAGAGAGACGCGCCGGAGATTTACGCGCTCGCCGGCGTGCATCCTCACGAGGCGAAGAACGCGTCTTCCGACTACCTCTCCGCTATAGAGGATATCGCAGGAAGCGAAAGGGTGCTCGCGATCGGCGAGATCGGGCTCGACTATTTCTACGACATTTCGCCGCGCGGGGTCCAGCGCAGAATCTTAGCCGAACAGATCGAGCTTGCCGCGAAGATAAACAAGCCGATAGTCATACATGTCCGCGACGCCCAGGACAAATCCCGAGGCGACGCCAACGCAGAGCTTTTGGCGATAATGCGCGAATGCGGCGCTGAGAGAGCAGGCGGCGTCGTTCACTGCTTCTCCGGAAACGCCGACGAGGCGCGGCGGGCCCTCGAAATGGGCTTTTACCTCTCTTTCGCCGGGCCGGTGACCTATCCGAAAAATAAAATTCTACGCGAGATTGCGATGAACGCGCCTATCGAGAAGATTTTATGCGAGACGGACTCTCCCTACCTCGCGCCGCAAGGGCACAGGGGAAAGCCCAACGAGCCGGCCCTCGTCCGCTGCGTCTACGAATACCTTTCGATGCTCAAGGCCCTGCCTCTCGAAGAGTTCGCGGAGATCGTGAAGAAAAACGGAGAAAGGGCTTTTCGTATAAAATAG
- a CDS encoding ferredoxin, with protein sequence MPIKVNFDDCIGCGVCAELSPDNFKLDEDEGKTTVINAEASTSAKEAADSCPVSAITAD encoded by the coding sequence TTGCCCATCAAAGTTAATTTTGACGACTGCATCGGCTGCGGCGTCTGCGCGGAGCTTTCTCCGGACAATTTCAAGCTTGACGAGGATGAAGGAAAGACGACGGTTATAAACGCCGAAGCCTCCACTTCAGCGAAAGAAGCGGCTGACAGTTGTCCAGTCTCCGCTATCACGGCGGACTAA
- a CDS encoding cation-translocating P-type ATPase, protein MTEINEKYHGLDEQEVLRRRAKYGSNSFVDGERESRLKKALKSFLEPIFLLLTGAACIYFLLGEPRDGAVMLAFVIFMSAINIYQEWKTDKTLETLKSLSSPKVTARRGGYTVEIASEDLVPGDIIVVSEGKRVAADGEILENDGFGVDESALTGESDIVWKSCAPAEGGGVWRTDRCYAGTNAVAGRAVVRVLDTGARTEYGKIASDVASAPERPTPLERQTRRLVRDCSLFSMLMLAFVIAATYYRGSSPIDAVLAGVTIAMATIPEEFPVVLTVFLALGAWRLAKRSALIRRIPSVETLGAVTVLCVDKTGTLTENRMSLKEFVPLAGTSVKKLAEVSVLASETDPYDPMERAVLDEALKRNINVKLLQGQRLLHEYPFSSESRMMCHVWSYKGKITAAAKGSPENILALCALSDSERQAASREQRRLAEAGCRVLAVAYNDEMCGIPEKMNECRFRLAGLAAFSDPPRRNVAESIKACGSAGVRVVMITGDNSVTAHRIAHDIGLGCGEKEHVMINGEELEKMSPDELDEKLGDVTIFSRVLPRGKMRIVSALRSRGEVVAMTGDGVNDAPALKYADIGIAMGGRGTDVAREAADMVLLDDDFSTIVRTIRDGRRIYDNIRKAMEYILVIHIPIALSALAAPLLALPAVLAPLHVALLELIIDPTCSIVFERQPEERDIMERPPRQTGAPIITAKLLGKALAQGSAIFAAAFDSYCAALPRGGAEHARTFFLTVLVLSNLFLVYVNRSDKDFAFAGKSASTDMIAWLVNAGVLLCLTALSLLPQAARPAKLKPLSPAEFAAALLIAACATFWWEIVKWFKRKNDR, encoded by the coding sequence ATGACAGAGATAAATGAAAAATATCACGGGCTGGATGAGCAGGAAGTGCTCAGACGCCGCGCAAAATACGGCAGCAACAGCTTTGTCGACGGCGAAAGGGAGAGCCGCCTGAAAAAGGCACTCAAGTCCTTTCTTGAGCCGATATTCCTGCTGCTGACCGGCGCGGCGTGCATCTACTTCCTGCTCGGCGAGCCGCGCGACGGCGCCGTCATGCTCGCGTTTGTGATATTCATGAGCGCGATAAACATATACCAAGAGTGGAAGACCGATAAAACGCTGGAAACGCTGAAATCGCTCTCCTCTCCGAAGGTCACGGCGCGTCGCGGCGGATATACGGTCGAGATCGCTTCGGAGGATTTAGTTCCCGGAGATATAATCGTCGTATCGGAGGGTAAACGCGTCGCGGCCGACGGAGAGATACTCGAAAACGACGGTTTCGGCGTCGACGAATCGGCGCTGACCGGCGAGTCGGATATAGTCTGGAAGAGCTGCGCGCCGGCGGAGGGCGGCGGCGTTTGGCGCACGGACCGCTGCTACGCGGGGACGAATGCAGTCGCTGGACGCGCGGTAGTGCGCGTGCTCGACACCGGCGCGCGCACGGAGTACGGCAAGATAGCTTCCGACGTCGCAAGCGCCCCGGAGCGTCCTACGCCGCTCGAAAGGCAGACGCGCCGCCTCGTGCGCGACTGCTCCCTTTTCAGCATGCTGATGCTCGCGTTCGTGATAGCGGCGACCTATTACCGCGGGAGCAGCCCGATAGACGCCGTGCTCGCCGGAGTAACGATAGCGATGGCGACGATCCCGGAGGAATTCCCCGTCGTGCTCACCGTCTTCCTCGCGCTCGGCGCCTGGAGGCTCGCGAAGCGCAGCGCGCTGATAAGGCGCATCCCGTCCGTCGAGACGCTCGGCGCCGTTACGGTGCTATGCGTCGACAAGACCGGTACCCTCACCGAAAACCGCATGTCGCTCAAGGAATTCGTCCCGCTCGCAGGAACCTCCGTCAAAAAACTCGCCGAGGTATCCGTGCTGGCTTCTGAGACGGACCCTTACGACCCGATGGAGCGCGCCGTGCTCGACGAGGCGCTGAAAAGAAACATCAACGTAAAGTTGCTGCAGGGGCAACGTCTGCTGCACGAATACCCCTTCTCGTCAGAATCGCGGATGATGTGCCACGTCTGGTCGTACAAAGGAAAAATAACGGCCGCCGCGAAGGGCTCGCCGGAAAATATACTTGCCCTCTGCGCCCTCAGCGACAGCGAACGGCAGGCGGCTTCGCGCGAACAAAGACGCCTCGCCGAGGCCGGCTGCCGTGTGCTCGCGGTCGCCTACAACGACGAGATGTGCGGCATCCCCGAAAAAATGAACGAATGCCGCTTCCGCCTGGCGGGGCTCGCCGCCTTCTCCGATCCGCCGCGCAGGAACGTCGCAGAATCGATCAAAGCATGCGGCAGCGCCGGAGTGCGCGTCGTCATGATAACCGGGGACAACAGCGTCACCGCCCACCGCATAGCGCACGACATAGGGCTCGGCTGCGGCGAGAAGGAGCACGTGATGATAAACGGCGAAGAACTCGAAAAAATGAGCCCGGACGAACTCGACGAAAAGCTCGGTGATGTGACGATCTTCTCGCGCGTGCTGCCGCGCGGAAAGATGCGCATAGTCAGCGCGCTGCGTTCGCGCGGCGAAGTAGTCGCGATGACCGGCGACGGTGTCAACGACGCGCCGGCGCTCAAATACGCGGACATAGGAATAGCGATGGGAGGACGCGGCACTGACGTCGCGCGTGAAGCGGCCGACATGGTTCTGCTCGACGACGACTTCTCCACAATCGTCCGCACTATACGCGACGGACGCCGCATCTACGACAACATCAGAAAGGCTATGGAATACATCCTCGTGATTCACATCCCGATCGCGCTATCGGCTCTCGCCGCGCCGCTGCTCGCGCTTCCGGCGGTGCTCGCGCCGCTGCACGTCGCCCTGCTCGAATTGATAATCGATCCGACTTGTTCGATCGTCTTCGAACGCCAGCCCGAGGAGCGCGACATAATGGAGAGGCCGCCGCGACAGACCGGCGCGCCGATAATCACCGCCAAACTGCTCGGCAAGGCGCTCGCCCAGGGATCGGCGATTTTCGCCGCCGCGTTCGACTCCTACTGCGCGGCGCTTCCAAGAGGAGGAGCCGAGCACGCGAGGACCTTCTTCCTGACGGTGCTCGTGCTCTCTAACCTCTTTCTCGTCTACGTCAACCGCTCCGATAAAGACTTCGCTTTCGCCGGAAAAAGCGCCTCTACCGATATGATCGCGTGGCTCGTGAACGCCGGCGTCCTGCTATGCCTGACGGCGCTTTCTCTGCTGCCGCAGGCGGCGCGCCCCGCAAAGCTCAAGCCGTTGAGCCCCGCGGAATTCGCCGCCGCTCTTTTGATCGCCGCCTGCGCGACGTTCTGGTGGGAAATAGTTAAATGGTTCAAAAGGAAAAACGACAGATAA
- the cfa gene encoding cyclopropane fatty acyl phospholipid synthase: MRYMFPKIVQQRLASVGIEFNGPHEWDPQIVNDGFYHRVIAEKSLGLGESYMDGWWNCRRVDELLCRILKCGVEYDIKGSPRYALLFLPAKLLNLQSRSRSRIVAEGHYDIGNDFFFSFLDPLHQYSCAYFKDTDDLAQAQVNKLELIAKKLELRKGDNLLDIGCGWGGLAKYMALRYGCRVTGVNISKEQLAFAREECKGLPVEFIDCDYREIKGEYDKIISVGMFEHVGQKNFRAYMETAHRVLRKDGLFLLHTIGSNASGLNCDPWLNKYIFPNGALPSIAQMSSSAEGLFVIEDLQNLCDNYDKTLLCWYRNFIKAWPAFADKYGERFRRMWEYYLLCCAGVFRARGVQVFQLLMTRERDARRQPAAAMR; encoded by the coding sequence GTGAGATACATGTTTCCAAAAATTGTCCAGCAAAGGCTGGCAAGCGTCGGCATAGAGTTTAACGGGCCGCACGAGTGGGACCCGCAGATCGTCAATGACGGCTTTTACCACCGCGTCATCGCGGAAAAGAGCCTCGGCCTCGGAGAGAGCTATATGGACGGATGGTGGAACTGCCGCCGCGTTGACGAACTGCTCTGCCGCATCCTGAAATGCGGCGTAGAATACGACATCAAGGGGAGTCCGCGCTATGCGCTGCTTTTCCTCCCCGCTAAGTTGCTGAACCTTCAGTCGCGTTCCCGCAGCCGTATAGTAGCCGAAGGGCATTACGACATTGGGAACGACTTCTTCTTCTCCTTCCTCGACCCGCTGCATCAGTACAGCTGCGCGTATTTCAAGGACACAGACGACCTTGCCCAGGCGCAGGTAAACAAGCTTGAGCTGATCGCAAAGAAGCTCGAGCTCAGAAAGGGAGACAACCTGCTCGACATAGGCTGCGGCTGGGGAGGCCTTGCAAAGTACATGGCGCTGCGTTACGGCTGCCGCGTCACAGGCGTGAACATTTCCAAAGAGCAGCTCGCGTTCGCGCGCGAAGAGTGCAAAGGCCTGCCGGTCGAATTCATCGACTGCGACTACCGCGAAATAAAAGGAGAGTACGACAAGATCATCTCCGTCGGCATGTTCGAGCACGTCGGGCAGAAAAATTTCCGCGCCTATATGGAGACCGCGCACCGCGTGCTGAGAAAGGACGGCCTCTTTCTACTGCACACGATAGGCTCGAACGCGTCAGGGCTGAACTGCGACCCGTGGCTGAATAAATATATCTTCCCGAACGGCGCTCTGCCGTCAATCGCCCAGATGAGCTCTTCCGCCGAAGGGCTCTTCGTGATAGAGGATCTGCAAAACCTCTGCGATAATTACGACAAAACGCTGCTCTGCTGGTACAGGAATTTCATAAAAGCGTGGCCAGCCTTCGCGGATAAATACGGCGAGCGCTTCCGCCGCATGTGGGAGTATTACCTCTTATGCTGCGCCGGAGTCTTCCGAGCGCGCGGCGTTCAAGTATTTCAGCTGCTGATGACGCGAGAGCGCGACGCGAGGAGGCAGCCCGCGGCGGCGATGCGCTGA
- a CDS encoding DMT family protein, with product MLKYVYPIALLFVSNIFMTFAWYGHLKYIGTKPLIMAILVSWGVAFFEYCFQVPANRMGRLVYTLPQLKIMQEVITMTIFAGFSVFVMKEKLSLNYLFAALCMVGAVFFIFRGN from the coding sequence ATGCTGAAATACGTCTATCCGATAGCGCTGCTTTTCGTTTCAAACATATTTATGACCTTCGCGTGGTACGGGCATCTGAAATATATCGGCACAAAGCCGCTGATAATGGCGATACTCGTCAGCTGGGGCGTCGCGTTTTTCGAATACTGCTTCCAGGTGCCGGCGAACCGCATGGGGCGTCTCGTTTATACACTGCCACAGCTAAAGATAATGCAGGAAGTGATCACGATGACGATTTTCGCGGGCTTTTCCGTCTTCGTCATGAAGGAGAAGCTTTCGTTGAATTACCTGTTCGCGGCTCTGTGCATGGTCGGTGCCGTCTTTTTTATTTTCAGAGGGAACTGA